Genomic segment of Kibdelosporangium phytohabitans:
CGTACACCGAGCGCATCGACAAGCACCGCCCGATCCACCCCGAGTTCGTCGCCGCTGTACTCGACGACGTAGCCGACCAGGACACAGTGTTCACAGTGGACACAGGGATGTGCAACGTGTGGGCCGCCCGCTACCTCACGCCCAACGGCCGCCGTCGCGTGCTCGGCTCGTTCCGCCACGGCAGCATGGCCAACGCACTGCCCCACGCAATCGGCGCCCAGCTCGCACACCCCGGACGCCAGGTCGTGTCCCTGTCCGGCGACGGCGGCCTCGGCATGCTGATGGGCGAGCTGCTGACGGTGGCAGCAACGAACATCCCGGTGAAGGTGGTGCTGTTCAACAACTCCACACTCGGAATGGTCAAGCTGGAGATGCTCGTCGACGGGCTGCCGTCGTTCGGCACAGACCACCCCTCGGCGGACTACGCGGCGATCGCCGCGGCCTGCGGAATCCACGCCACCCGAGTCGAAGACCCCGCAGCACTCCGAGAAGCGCTGACCAAGGCCTTCGCCCACCCAGGACCCGCGCTGGTGGACGTGGTCACAGACCCGAACGCCCTGTCCATCCCACCGCACATCACCGGCGAAATGGTCCGAGGCTTCGCCATCGGCGCGACCAAGACCGTGCTGCAAGGCGGAGTCGGCAAGATGATCGAACTGGCAAGAACAAACCTGCGCAACATCCCCCGCCCATGAACGCAAGTAAGAAAAGAACCCAACCACACCAAGAGCCACCCGACCACAACGGCCCGCGCACACAAGTGCAGGCCAACTCCGAGCGGCGAGCGGGAGCGCGGAACCGGCCCAAGCACCCTGAGCAACAGCCAACCCAAGCGGCGTGCACAACCACGAACCAGCCGAGCAACTGGAGCGGTAGCCAACCCCGAGCAGCGCGCAAGCGCAAAACAGGCCCAAGCACCCTGAGTGACAGCCAACCCGAAGCGGCGAGCGCGCAAGCGCAGATGAGGGCTTCGGGCAGGAGCACCCACGCCACCAAGAGCACCCACCAAGAAGTGCAACCATCCGGCAGGAAGAACACCAAACACAAAGCTCCTGCCCAGAGGTCAGCCTGTGGCGAGGGAAAAGCACGTTCCGTGCAAGGAAAGCAAGGAAACCCGAAAACGAAGCCCAAACAGAAGAAGAACAAGCAAAGACCGCACCGAACGATATAAAAAACCGACCCAAGAACCAAGGAGTGACCCAAGTAACACAACCCCGTAACGCACCGTTCGTTCTCAAAAGAGCTAAGCTGGAGACAAGAGAGAGGAACGATCATGGACTTCGAGAAGACCGTGGCAGTGGTGACCGGCGCCAACCGCGGCCTGGGCCGTGAGTTCGCGCGCCAGCTGGCAGAGCGCGGCGCCAAGGTCTACGCGGCGGTGCGGCGCCCGGAAAGCGTCGAGGATCCCGGCGTGATCCCGATCAAGTTCGACCTCACCGACGAGGCATCCATCGACAACGTCGCCAAGATCGCCGCCGACGCGACGCTGCTGGTCAACAACGCGGGGGTCTCGACACAGGCCAACCTGCTCGACGGCGACTTCGACAAGATCCGCCTGGAGATGGAGACGCACTACTTCGGCACGCTGGCCGCGACGCGTGCCTTCGCCCCGGTCATCGAACGCAACGGCGGCGGGGCGATTCTCAACGTGCACTCGATCCTGAGCTGGCTGCACGCGCCGCAGCTGGGTGCCTACAGCGCGGCGAAGGCGGCCGGTTGGGCGATGAGCAACGCGCTGCGGCAGGAACTGGCGCCCAGGGGCATCCAGGTGACGGCGTTGTACGTTGCCTACATGGACACCGACATGGCTGCCATGGTGGCTCCGGCGGACAAGATCGACCCCGCGGGCGTGGCTTCGGCGAGCCTCGACGGCGTCGCGGCGGGTGTCGCCGAGGTCATCGGGGACGAGCGGACGCGGTCGGTGCGGGAGCGCCTCGGCGCCGCGATCTAGGCTGGTGGTGCGGAGAGGAGCAGCGGTGCGGCACAAGGAGTTCGATCCGGGCGTCGCCCTCGAACGGGCGATGACCATGTTCTGGGAACGCGGCTACGAGGGCACGTCCATTCAGGACCTGGTCGAGGGCATGGGTATCGGCCGGCGCAGCCTGTACGACACCTTCGGCGACAAGCACGAGTTGTTCATGCGGTCGATCAACAG
This window contains:
- a CDS encoding SDR family oxidoreductase produces the protein MDFEKTVAVVTGANRGLGREFARQLAERGAKVYAAVRRPESVEDPGVIPIKFDLTDEASIDNVAKIAADATLLVNNAGVSTQANLLDGDFDKIRLEMETHYFGTLAATRAFAPVIERNGGGAILNVHSILSWLHAPQLGAYSAAKAAGWAMSNALRQELAPRGIQVTALYVAYMDTDMAAMVAPADKIDPAGVASASLDGVAAGVAEVIGDERTRSVRERLGAAI